Genomic DNA from Shewanella woodyi ATCC 51908:
CTATTAATATCATCAGAGTCGATCTAAGCAATGGAAGTTTCATCCACCCTGCTAATAAACATAAAAGATCACCAATTAACGGTGCCCAAGACAGTAGCAGTGCCCAATAACCATATTTTTGAATCATGTTTACGCTGTGACGGTATTTCCCCTGCGTCATCGCCTCTGGACTGCGTGCAAACCGACCTAAACGCCCTAAATAGAAGCTAGTCATGGCACCGAGAGTATTGCCTATTGTTGCAACAACCACTAAAGATAGCCATTCAGAGCGACTTTCATTTAACAGAGCGACAAGTAAAACTTCTGATCCTCCCGGTAACAGGGTTGCAGCAAGAAAAGCGGCACTGAACATCAACCATAGCGTTGTCATAAATGCTTACCTAATGAAAAATCGTAATTTTTTATTTTTATTCGGTGAAATATATTTCATGTTAACCACCTGTTAACCGTTAAAGTTATTAAAACAAACTCTATTATCA
This window encodes:
- a CDS encoding YqaA family protein, encoding MTTLWLMFSAAFLAATLLPGGSEVLLVALLNESRSEWLSLVVVATIGNTLGAMTSFYLGRLGRFARSPEAMTQGKYRHSVNMIQKYGYWALLLSWAPLIGDLLCLLAGWMKLPLLRSTLMILIGKCIRYLLVAAFALQWL